The genomic stretch AGGAGCTTCAATTAATTGAAGCCAAAGGATTTGTTGAGATTTTAACAAGATACACCCAGTCATTTATCATACTCAATAAATTCGATGAAGATAGACTGGACAGCGACAACCTATCTTCAAAAATACACTATCAAATAGAGTACTCTGAAGCGAAGAAGCTAATTCAAAACTTAAAGACCAAGTTAATGTCTCTCAAAGAAGCCTCTAACTTATTTGGTAATGAAAAAGACCACTCCCTTAAAGGTATAATAGGTAATATAGAACAAACCTTTGATGGCCAATCATTATATCCATCCATTGAAGAAAAAGCGGCACACTTATTATATTTTATAATAAAAAACCATCCCTTTTCCGATGGAAATAAAAGAATAGGTGCCTTACTTTTTGTTTGGTATCTACAACAAAATGATTTTCTATTTAAAAAAACAGGGGATAGCAAAATCTCTGAAAATACATTAGTTGCCTTATCTCTACTGATAGCACAAAGCGACCCAAATCAGAAGGAAATCATGATAAAACTAATTATCAACCTAATAAAAAATTGATATGAGCAAAGTAGCCGTGATCATGGGAAGTACGAGCGATCTTCCCGTTATGCAAGACGCCATCGACATATTAAAGGAACTGGGCGTAGAAGTGGATGTGGATATTGTCTCCGCCCACAGAACGCCCGAAAAACTGTTCAGCTTTAGCAAGAGCGCACACACCAATGGCTATTCCGCAATAATTGCAGGAGCAGGTGGTGCAGCCCATTTACCGGGCATGGTGGCATCGTTATCTCCCCTACCTGTTATCGGGGTTCCCGTAAAAAGCAGCAATTCCATTGATGGTTGGGATTCCGTTTTGTCCATTCTGCAAATGCCGGGGGGTGTTCCCGTGGCCACTGTTGCCCTGAACGGGGCCAAAAACGCTGGAATACTTGCGGCGCAGATTATCGGTAGTTCCAACAGCGAGATTATGAACAATATCATCTCCTATAAAGAAGGCCTCAAGGAAAAAGTCATCAAAGGTGCCGAAGAAGTAAAAAAGAGCTTTTAGAAAATCATTTTTGGTTATGAACTATAATCAAATCGGCATATTGTTGGGGATTTGCGCCATTGCCTTTTTTGGCTTCACGCTAAAAAAAGTGCACAATCCATACCTAAAAGGACTCTGGAAAAGTGGCCTTTTGGTATTTACCATCTATGCCGCCCTTTTAATTTTCATTGAAATACGCTGGCAGTTCATTTCGGATTATGCCAGCAAATACGATTTGAACGGAAACGGTTTTGTGGACCTCAACGAATATTCCGAAGAGGCCATCGCCGCCATGAACAGAAAAACCTATGGAACAACCATAAGAGGTTACGCCCCATTGACCATGGCCGTAATTTCATCCATTATCGGTTTTGCCTATTTATTGAGTGATTGGGCCGTGATACGTTTAAAAAACAAAGAACAGAAGCAACAACTATGAACAATCCATTATTGGAGGCATTTAATGAGGCTCCATTTTCCAAAATAAAAAACGAACATTTTAAGCCTGCCTTTCTTCAGGCCATCGAGGATACCAAAAAGGAAATCGATGATATTGTGAACAACCCTGAAGCCCCTACGTTCGAAAACACATTAGAGGCCTTGGATTTTTCCGGACAGCAATTGGACCGTATCTCCAGTATATTTTTCAATCTGAATTCAGCGGAGACCAACGAAGAGATTCAGAAAATAGCCCAAGAAGTATCACCAATTTTATCAGAGTTCAGCAACGATATTACGTTGAACGAAGGTCTTTTTGCAAGGGTAAAAGCCGTTTATGAGCAACGTGACTCTCTGGATCTGACTACCGAACAGAAGACCCTTCTTGAAAAGAAATACAAGAATTTCAGCAGAAACGGGGCCAACTTGAAGGAGGAGAACAAAAAACGTCTTCGCGAGATTGATGCCGAACTATCCAAGTTAAAACTCACATTTGGAGAAAACGTATTGGCAGAGACCAACAAGTACGAAATGTTGCTAACGGATGAAAAAGATGTGGCAGGTCTTCCCGAGGGCACCAAAGAAGCAGCTGCCCAACTGGCGGAATCCAAGGATAAAAAAGGTTGGCTGATTACATTGGACTATCCGAGCTATATACCTTTTATGAAATATGCCAAGAGCCGGGAATTGCGCAAGGAACTTTCCATGGCCTTCGGTAGCAAGGGTTTCCACAATGATGAGCTGGACAACCAGGAAAACGTAAAGCGCATCGTTAACTTGCGTCACGAAAGAGCCAATCTCTTGGGATATGAAACCCATGCCGATTTTGTTCTGGAAGAGCGTATGGCAGAGACCCCGGAAAAAGTAAAAGACTTTTTGAACGAACTTTTGGACAAAGCCAAACCGGCAGCGGAAAGGGAATTTGCCGAACTGGAGGCCTATGCCAAGGAATTGGACAACATCGACCGTTTGGAAAAATGGGACAGCGCCTACTATTCCGAAAAATTAAAGCAAAAATTATTCAATCTGGATGATGAGAAGTTGAAACCCTACTTTAAACTTGAAAATGTGATCAATGGGGTGTTCAAAGTTGCTGAAAAACTCTTTGGACTCACCTTTAAAGAGGTTGACAACGTGGACAAATACCATCCAGAAGTCAAAACCTTTGAGGTGTATGAAAACGACAACTTCATATCCTTGTTTTATGCCGATTTCCATCCTAGACCAGGAAAACGAGGAGGTGCCTGGATGACCTCCTACAAACCTCAGTACATTTTGAACGGCAAAAACAGCAGACCCCACATTTCCAACGTCTGTAATTTTACCAAACCTACCAGCTCAAAACCATCGTTGCTCACATTTAACGAGGTAACAACCCTGTTCCACGAATTCGGGCATGCATTGCATGGGATGCTGGCGAACACCACTTACCCTAGCCTATCGGGCACTTCGGTATATTGGGATTTTGTAGAGCTGCCCAGTCAGGTGATGGAAAATTGGTGCTACGAAAAAGAGGCTTTGGAACTTTTTGCACATCATTACGAAACCGGGGAATTGATCCCGATGGAATTGGTGGAAAAAATAAAAGAATCCGCTACTTTTCAAGAAGGTATGGCCACGGTTCGCCAATTGAGCTTTGGACTTTTGGATATGGCATGGCACGGGAAAAATCCATCAGGCATCAAGGATGTAAAATCATACGAAGAAGCAGCTTTTGAAAGCACAAACTTGTTCCCCGAAACCCCAGAAACATGCATGAGCACCTCTTTTGCACACATTTTTCAGGGAGGATACTCATCAGGCTATTACAGTTACAAATGGGCAGAGGTATTGGATGCGGACGCTTTTGCATATTTCAAGGAAAATGGGATATTTAGCAAGACTGTCGCAGATAAGTTCAAGGAGAACGTACTTTCCAAGGGTGGTACCGAAAATCCAATGGATCTCTATATAAAATTCCGTGGAGCCGAACCGAACGTTAATGCATTGTTGGAACGTGCTGGACTTTTGGAGACCAATAATTAGAAAATGATTGACTGCCAAAAACAGTTAATACCAAATGCTCCCTGTTAGTATGCTATCAAGGAAACGTCTAACTCGTTTTTAACCTCGGAAATATATGTCCAAAAACCATTACATTTGGTAATTCGATAAGAATATGGCCAATCACAAACTTCAACCGGACAATTGGGTCGACCTATATGCGGACTACCTGTTCAACTATGCGGTATCGCGTGTGAGCGATGCTGAAATTGCCAAGGATTTGGTACAGGAAACTTTTTTCGCAGGTTTAAATTCCGCCAAAAACTTTAAAGGTGATGCCGCAGAAAGAACTTGGTTAGTTTCTATTTTGAAACGAAAGGTCATAGATCATTACCGAAAAATAAATTCCAAAAAGGGCAAGGCCGAAGTACGCATCAATTATAGTTCCGATACCGATGCCGAAGGGGATTGGCTGGAACAACAGGTCGCCGACCCTTATAGCAGAGATGGGGACAATGTGATGGAAAATGAAGAGTTGGGCTCGGCGATCCAAGATTGTATTGCAAAACTGCCCAAAAAACAGGCCATGGTATTTAAATTAAAGACCATTCAGGGAATGAGCACCGAGGATATCTGTAATGAATTGGATATTAATCCGTCCAACTTGTGGGTAATGGTCCACAGGGCAAGAACATCGCTCATGGGCTGTTTAAACGAAAATTGGTTTTAGGTATGAAGATTTCATGTAAAGAGGCATCGTGTATCTGCGACAAATCCCAGTACAAGGAAGCTAGTTTTTGGGACATCGTAAAACTTCGCTTCCACCTGCTGTACTGCAAGGTATGTCGCGGCTATTCCAAAAAGAACGGCGAACTGACCTCATTGTGCGACAGGGCCGGACTGACCATGCTCTCAGATGACGACAAGAAGAAAATGAAGAGGCATCTGGAAGATAAACTTTAAAAATAATTCTCTGTCCACCAGAACAAACAGAACCAAAAAATCGGTATCGCCTCCACCCAGAACATCACAAAATATTTGGACTGCATTCGCTTTTTTGAAACCAGCACTAAAATAAGTGCTATGGACAAAATGAGCCGCAATGTGATTTCATTTTGATGGATTTCGTCTTTCAAAAACGTCATCAAGAAAAATATCAGAATTAATCCAATACCTAATCTGGTAGTGTTTTTTATACCAAAGACCTGTGGAAATGTCCTCAAACTTTTGTCGTCCCATTGTAAATCCCTTATTTCAAAAGGCAAAATCAGCACCAGAACCAATAACATCCTTTGGATAAAGGTTACTGCAAAATCCCAGTCCAAGGCTATTTTTGCATCCAAAACAGGCAATAAGACCGAAAAACCGGCCCAAACAAAGGCTACGATATAAATCTTTAACCCTGCCAAATTCCTCAAGTTTTTGGCGCTGGGCAACAAAGGCACGGCGTACAGCGCGGACAAAGCACCCAAAACTAGGGTCGCCATCCAGATAGCTTTATCTAATTTCAACAAAAAATAAATGGCGAAGGCAAAGGAGACAAAGCTGAACAGTTGAATGATTTTGTGATAGGCATTGGAAACAATCAGATATTTATAGGCCTCTACCCCATATTTAATAAAATTGTAGCACACGATCACACTAAAAAAAATGAACCCCATCAGATTGATATCCGATGAACTTCCCAATAAATGAAAGGTGACGCCCGCCATAGAAATCACAGCAATGGCCACATGTACACTGGCGTCCAAGTAAAAATCGAAAATAGCTTTTAGGGTGCGCATCAAGGTAAAAGATCAAGCTTTGCCCCCAAGGTTAATTTGTGGTTAACAACTTTGCCCCAGAGACCATCAAAATTGGCCATTTTCATTGAATTAATCCCTAATTTTGTGCACTTTATTGGATTGAACATGAACACAGAGGTTTTTGCCGCCAGACACATTGGCATCACAGAAAGAGACTTGCCCCACATGCTCGAGACCATTGGGGTGGAAAGTATGGAACAGCTCATTTATGAGACCATTCCCGATGACATCAAACTTAAAAAACCATTGGACCTGCCCGAAGGTATCAGCGAACATGAGTTCCTGAGCCACCTGAACGAACTGGCCAAGAAAAACAAGGTTTTTAAAACATATATCGGATTGGGGTACCATGAATCCCTGACCCCATCGGTCATCAAAAGAAACATTTTGGAAAACCCGGGATGGTACACCGCTTACACGCCATATCAGGCAGAGATTGCCCAAGGTAGATTGGAAGCGCTGTTGAACTTCCAGACCATGATCGCCGACCTTACCGGAATGGAAATCGCCAATGCATCGCTTTTGGACGAAAGTACCGCAGCAGCAGAGGCAATGAACATGTTGTTCGAGCTTCGTAGCCGTCAGCAGAAAAAAAATGGTGCTGTAAAATTCTTTGTATCCGAAGAAATATTGCCGCAGACATTAAGCTTATTGCAAACAAGAGCCATTCCTCTGGGGATAGAGCTCGTTGTTGATAACCATGAGACGTTTGATTTTTCAGATGAATTTTATGGTGCCTTGTTGCAATATCCCGGAAAGCATGGGCAAGTAAACGACTATGCCTCCTTTGTGGAGAAAGCCAAGGAAAATGAAATAAAGGTAGCGGTTGCTGCCGATATTCTGAGTTTGGTCATGTTGACCCCGCCCGGCGAGTGGGGTGTGGATGCCGTTGTGGGCACCACGCAACGTTTCGGGATTCCATTGGGCTATGGTGGACCGCACGCCGCGTTCTTCGCCACCAAAGAAGAGTACAAACGAAGCATTCCGGGACGTATTATCGGTATCACCAAAGATACGGACGGAAACCATGCACTGCGCATGGCCCTTCAAACAAGGGAGCAACACATAAAAAGGGACAAGGCGACCTCAAATATTTGTACCGCACAAGTACTATTGGCCGTAATGGCAGGTATGTATGCCGTTTATCATGGCCCCGAAGGTTTAAAATATATCGCCAACAAAGTCCATAGACAGGCCTGCAACATTGCAACGGCACTTGAAAAGCTCGGACTAAAGCAATTGAACAATTCCTTTTTCGACACATTGAAGATTGAAGTGGGAGATGCAGCCAAATTAAAGGAGATGGCGGAATCGTCCAGCATTAACTTTAATTATGTTGACGATAAAACCATTTCAATTTCCTTGAACGAAGCCACCTCCGATGAGGATGTCATCAAATTGACAAAATTATTCGCGCACTTTACAGGAAACAAAGAAGATTTTTTCGTTGAAAAGGATAGCGAAGTAAGAATCCCGTCAAACCTACAAAGACAAGCTCCATTTATGGAGCACGAAGTTTTCAACTCCTATCATTCAGAGACGGAGTTGATGCGTTATATCAAAAAATTGGAGCGCAAGGATTTGGCGTTGAACCAGTCCATGATCTCTTTGGGAAGCTGCACCATGAAACTGAATGCCGCATCGGAAATGTTGCCATTGAGCTGGGGAGAATGGGGCAATATTCATCCTTTTGTACCCTTAAATCAGGCTGAAGGCTATCAAACGGTTCTAAAATCTTTGGAGGAACAACTCAATGTGATCACAGGGTTTTCGGCTACTTCACTTCAACCCAACTCAGGGGCGCAAGGAGAGTATGCGGGACTTATGGTCATCCGAGCCTACCACGAATCCAGGGGCGAAGCACACCGAAACATTTGTTTGATTCCTGCTTCGGCTCACGGAACCAATCCAGCTTCGGCCGTGATGGCCGGAATGAAGGTCGTTGTGACCAAAACCGATGAAAAAGGAAATATCGATTTGAACGATTTGGAAGAAAAAGTGGAGCAACATGCAGAAAATTTGGCTGCATTGATGGTCACCTATCCTTCCACCCACGGAGTTTTTGAATCATCCATAAAACAGATTACCAAACTTATCCACGACAAGGGCGGTCAGGTATATATGGATGGCGCCAACATGAACGCCCAGGTTGGGTTGACCAATCCTGCGACCATTGGGGCCGATGTTTGCCATTTGAACCTGCACAAGACTTTTGCCATCCCCCATGGTGGCGGAGGACCTGGTGTTGGACCTATTTGTGTTGCCGAACAATTGAAACCATTTTTACCCACCAACCCCGTGATTCCCACAGGTGGCGATAATGCGATTACCGCAATTTCATCTGCACCTTGGGGAAGTTCCTTGGTTTGTTTGATTTCGTACGGATACATTAAAATGTTGGGTTCGGAAGGACTCACAAATGCGACCAAAACGGCTATTTTAAACGCAAATTACATTAAAGACCGTTTAAAAGGAAAGTTTGACGTGCTATATGCAGGTGAACGAGGACGCGCCGCCCACGAAATGATCATAGACTGCAGACCGTTCAAAGCAAATGGCATTGAGGTGACCGATATCGCAAAGCGACTTATCGATTATGGCTTCCACGCGCCAACGGTATCGTTCCCAGTGGCCGGAACATTGATGATAGAACCGACCGAAAGCGAAAGCCGTGCCGAACTGGACCGCTTCTGCAATGCATTGTTGTCCATTAGAACAGAAATTGACGAGGCTTCCGCCGATGATACGGACAACGTCTTAAAAAATGCGCCGCACACTTTGGCAATGGTCACCAACGATTCCTGGGAACATTCATATAGCAGGGAAAAGGCAGCCTTTCCACTGCCCTATATCGCCGAAAACAAATTTTGGCCAAGTATTCGAAGGACGGATGAAGCGTTTGGGGATCGTAATTTAATGTGTACCTGTGCGCCTATTGAAGATTATATAGAAGCGTAAAAAGCATCATAAACATTAGTAAAAAGCCTTGATTCTAGAAATAGACCAAGGCTTTTTCGTATCCAATAATATATAAGTTACCTTTTGAACATTGTATATTTTATTATGCATGCATAATATTAATGATTCAATACCTTAAATTGTATTGTAAAACCTCCGCACAACATGAAAATTGGCATAACAGGTACCGGAAGTCATATCCCTTCCATAATTACCAAGAACGAAGATTTTTTGCACAACAAGTTCATGGAAACCGATGGATCGGCCTTTGAACAGCAGAACAATGTGATCATTGAAAAATTTGAGGCTATTACCGGCATTGCCAATAGAAGGTATGCCAAACCGGATCTTAAAACATCGGACATCGGTTTTCTGGCTGCCGAAGAGGCCATTGCAACTGCCGGAGTGGATAAGGAAGAACTGGATTATATAATCTTCGCGCATAATTTTGGCGACCTTACCCTCGGAAAAATACAAGGGGACACGCTTCCAAGCTTAGCAACTAGGGTAAAGCACCTACTACGGATTCAAAACCCAAAATGTGTGGCCTACGACCTTATTTTTGGTTGCCCTGGCTGGATTGAAGGTATGATTCAGGCCACTGCGTTCATTAAAAGTGGTATGGCCAAAAAATGCTTGGTAATCGGCGGTGAGACGCTTTCCAGAGTAGTAGATTGCCATGATCGCGACAGCATGATTTTTTCCGATGGCGCAGGAGCAGCCATACTCGAAGCCAATACATCCAATGGGGAAATCTTGTCCCATGCATCGGTAACGTACGCCAATGAGGAAGCGTATTATCTCTATTTTGATAAATCCAACAGTCCCTCAGCCTCCAAGGACACACGGTACATTAAAATGCAAGGTCGTAAAATCTATGAGTTTGCCTGTATCCATGTGCCAAAGGCCATGGCTTCCTGCCTAGATGATAGTGGTGTTGATATTGATGATGTTAAAAAGATTTTCATCCATCAGGCCAACGAAAAAATGGATGAGGCCATCA from Flagellimonas oceani encodes the following:
- a CDS encoding M3 family metallopeptidase; amino-acid sequence: MNNPLLEAFNEAPFSKIKNEHFKPAFLQAIEDTKKEIDDIVNNPEAPTFENTLEALDFSGQQLDRISSIFFNLNSAETNEEIQKIAQEVSPILSEFSNDITLNEGLFARVKAVYEQRDSLDLTTEQKTLLEKKYKNFSRNGANLKEENKKRLREIDAELSKLKLTFGENVLAETNKYEMLLTDEKDVAGLPEGTKEAAAQLAESKDKKGWLITLDYPSYIPFMKYAKSRELRKELSMAFGSKGFHNDELDNQENVKRIVNLRHERANLLGYETHADFVLEERMAETPEKVKDFLNELLDKAKPAAEREFAELEAYAKELDNIDRLEKWDSAYYSEKLKQKLFNLDDEKLKPYFKLENVINGVFKVAEKLFGLTFKEVDNVDKYHPEVKTFEVYENDNFISLFYADFHPRPGKRGGAWMTSYKPQYILNGKNSRPHISNVCNFTKPTSSKPSLLTFNEVTTLFHEFGHALHGMLANTTYPSLSGTSVYWDFVELPSQVMENWCYEKEALELFAHHYETGELIPMELVEKIKESATFQEGMATVRQLSFGLLDMAWHGKNPSGIKDVKSYEEAAFESTNLFPETPETCMSTSFAHIFQGGYSSGYYSYKWAEVLDADAFAYFKENGIFSKTVADKFKENVLSKGGTENPMDLYIKFRGAEPNVNALLERAGLLETNN
- the gcvP gene encoding aminomethyl-transferring glycine dehydrogenase, with the translated sequence MNTEVFAARHIGITERDLPHMLETIGVESMEQLIYETIPDDIKLKKPLDLPEGISEHEFLSHLNELAKKNKVFKTYIGLGYHESLTPSVIKRNILENPGWYTAYTPYQAEIAQGRLEALLNFQTMIADLTGMEIANASLLDESTAAAEAMNMLFELRSRQQKKNGAVKFFVSEEILPQTLSLLQTRAIPLGIELVVDNHETFDFSDEFYGALLQYPGKHGQVNDYASFVEKAKENEIKVAVAADILSLVMLTPPGEWGVDAVVGTTQRFGIPLGYGGPHAAFFATKEEYKRSIPGRIIGITKDTDGNHALRMALQTREQHIKRDKATSNICTAQVLLAVMAGMYAVYHGPEGLKYIANKVHRQACNIATALEKLGLKQLNNSFFDTLKIEVGDAAKLKEMAESSSINFNYVDDKTISISLNEATSDEDVIKLTKLFAHFTGNKEDFFVEKDSEVRIPSNLQRQAPFMEHEVFNSYHSETELMRYIKKLERKDLALNQSMISLGSCTMKLNAASEMLPLSWGEWGNIHPFVPLNQAEGYQTVLKSLEEQLNVITGFSATSLQPNSGAQGEYAGLMVIRAYHESRGEAHRNICLIPASAHGTNPASAVMAGMKVVVTKTDEKGNIDLNDLEEKVEQHAENLAALMVTYPSTHGVFESSIKQITKLIHDKGGQVYMDGANMNAQVGLTNPATIGADVCHLNLHKTFAIPHGGGGPGVGPICVAEQLKPFLPTNPVIPTGGDNAITAISSAPWGSSLVCLISYGYIKMLGSEGLTNATKTAILNANYIKDRLKGKFDVLYAGERGRAAHEMIIDCRPFKANGIEVTDIAKRLIDYGFHAPTVSFPVAGTLMIEPTESESRAELDRFCNALLSIRTEIDEASADDTDNVLKNAPHTLAMVTNDSWEHSYSREKAAFPLPYIAENKFWPSIRRTDEAFGDRNLMCTCAPIEDYIEA
- a CDS encoding sigma-70 family RNA polymerase sigma factor; protein product: MANHKLQPDNWVDLYADYLFNYAVSRVSDAEIAKDLVQETFFAGLNSAKNFKGDAAERTWLVSILKRKVIDHYRKINSKKGKAEVRINYSSDTDAEGDWLEQQVADPYSRDGDNVMENEELGSAIQDCIAKLPKKQAMVFKLKTIQGMSTEDICNELDINPSNLWVMVHRARTSLMGCLNENWF
- the purE gene encoding 5-(carboxyamino)imidazole ribonucleotide mutase, with the translated sequence MSKVAVIMGSTSDLPVMQDAIDILKELGVEVDVDIVSAHRTPEKLFSFSKSAHTNGYSAIIAGAGGAAHLPGMVASLSPLPVIGVPVKSSNSIDGWDSVLSILQMPGGVPVATVALNGAKNAGILAAQIIGSSNSEIMNNIISYKEGLKEKVIKGAEEVKKSF
- a CDS encoding 3-oxoacyl-ACP synthase III family protein translates to MKIGITGTGSHIPSIITKNEDFLHNKFMETDGSAFEQQNNVIIEKFEAITGIANRRYAKPDLKTSDIGFLAAEEAIATAGVDKEELDYIIFAHNFGDLTLGKIQGDTLPSLATRVKHLLRIQNPKCVAYDLIFGCPGWIEGMIQATAFIKSGMAKKCLVIGGETLSRVVDCHDRDSMIFSDGAGAAILEANTSNGEILSHASVTYANEEAYYLYFDKSNSPSASKDTRYIKMQGRKIYEFACIHVPKAMASCLDDSGVDIDDVKKIFIHQANEKMDEAIIKRFYKIYGKNVPENIMPMSIQDLGNSSVATVPTLYDMVLKGKLPEHEVKKGDVVIFASVGAGMNVNAIVYRC
- the rhuM gene encoding virulence protein RhuM/Fic/DOC family protein, which gives rise to MSFSIKIYKTEDGKSEIQVNLSDDTVWLSLNQISELFERDKSVVSRHIKNIFKEKELILDSTVAKKATVHQNEGGRLVERNIDVFSLDVIISIGYRVKSNRATQFRIWANKLIKDHLINGYTLNEKRLKQTYKSNLKQLESTIELLTHSFQSKKELQLIEAKGFVEILTRYTQSFIILNKFDEDRLDSDNLSSKIHYQIEYSEAKKLIQNLKTKLMSLKEASNLFGNEKDHSLKGIIGNIEQTFDGQSLYPSIEEKAAHLLYFIIKNHPFSDGNKRIGALLFVWYLQQNDFLFKKTGDSKISENTLVALSLLIAQSDPNQKEIMIKLIINLIKN